From Chromohalobacter canadensis, one genomic window encodes:
- a CDS encoding sodium:solute symporter family protein, with the protein MSQFAINILFVGASFAIYIGIAIWAKAGSTKDFYVAGGGVHPITNGMAIGADWMSAASFISMAGLIAAGGYANSTFLMGWTGGYVLLALLLAPYLRKFGKFTVPEFIGDRFYSRTARMVAVVCLIVASLTYVIGQMAGAGVAFSRFLEVDATTGLIIAAVVVFFYSVLGGMKGITYTQVAQYIVLIIAYTIPAVFISLELTGNPLPPLGLFSDHSASGQPLLAKLNEVVTALGFDAYTAMVDNKLNMVLFTLSLMIGTAGLPHVIMRFFTVPKVADARWSAGWALVFIGLLYLTAPAVASMARLNLMTTIYPDMAGQVENYDAAAANPLAYEDRPEWIRTWEETGLITFEDKNNDGNIQFYNDGASFEDRGWEGNELSVNNDILVLANPEIANLPSWVIGLIAAGGLAAALSTAAGLLLAISSAISHDLIKGAINPGITERGELRAARISMSVAIVVATYLGANPPGFAAQVVALAFGIAAASLFPVLMMGIFSKRVNNKGAIAGMLSGLIFTLVYIFIYKGWFFIPGTNNLADTPENWVLGISPLSIGAVGAIVNFAVAYLVSKSSEEPPREIQELVESVRYPKGAGGAINH; encoded by the coding sequence ATGAGTCAATTTGCCATTAATATCCTGTTCGTCGGTGCTTCTTTCGCGATCTACATTGGCATCGCTATCTGGGCCAAGGCGGGTTCAACCAAAGATTTCTATGTCGCCGGTGGCGGCGTACACCCGATCACCAACGGCATGGCGATTGGGGCTGACTGGATGTCCGCCGCATCGTTCATTTCCATGGCGGGTCTCATCGCCGCTGGTGGCTATGCCAACTCCACCTTCCTAATGGGCTGGACCGGCGGTTATGTGCTGTTGGCCTTGCTGTTGGCGCCTTACCTGAGGAAATTCGGCAAGTTCACGGTGCCAGAGTTCATTGGCGACCGCTTCTACAGCCGCACAGCACGTATGGTTGCCGTCGTCTGCCTGATCGTGGCTTCCCTGACCTACGTCATCGGCCAAATGGCCGGCGCTGGCGTCGCTTTTTCACGCTTTCTGGAGGTCGATGCGACCACCGGCCTGATCATCGCCGCCGTCGTGGTATTCTTCTATTCGGTGTTGGGTGGTATGAAAGGCATCACGTATACGCAGGTGGCCCAGTACATCGTCCTGATCATCGCCTACACCATTCCGGCGGTGTTCATTTCGCTGGAATTGACCGGTAACCCGCTTCCGCCGCTAGGCCTGTTCTCCGATCATAGCGCCTCGGGTCAACCGCTGCTGGCCAAGCTCAACGAAGTGGTCACCGCGCTAGGCTTCGATGCCTATACGGCGATGGTGGACAACAAGCTCAACATGGTGTTGTTCACACTGTCGCTGATGATCGGGACGGCCGGCCTTCCCCACGTGATCATGCGTTTCTTCACCGTCCCCAAGGTGGCAGATGCGCGCTGGTCCGCCGGCTGGGCGCTGGTATTCATCGGCTTGCTCTATCTGACTGCCCCGGCCGTGGCTTCCATGGCACGCCTGAATCTAATGACTACCATCTACCCCGACATGGCAGGTCAAGTCGAGAATTACGACGCCGCCGCCGCCAACCCCCTCGCCTACGAAGACCGGCCGGAGTGGATACGGACCTGGGAAGAAACAGGGCTGATCACCTTCGAAGACAAAAACAACGACGGCAACATCCAGTTCTACAACGACGGCGCCAGCTTTGAGGACCGTGGCTGGGAAGGCAACGAGCTAAGCGTCAACAACGACATCCTGGTGTTGGCCAACCCGGAGATCGCCAACCTACCCTCCTGGGTCATAGGACTGATCGCCGCCGGCGGTCTGGCGGCGGCACTCTCCACCGCTGCCGGACTACTCTTGGCCATCTCCTCGGCGATCAGTCATGACTTGATCAAAGGGGCCATAAACCCAGGCATAACGGAGCGAGGGGAGTTACGAGCGGCACGCATCTCGATGTCGGTTGCCATCGTCGTCGCCACTTACCTCGGCGCCAATCCACCAGGATTCGCGGCACAGGTCGTGGCATTGGCCTTCGGTATCGCCGCTGCATCGCTATTCCCGGTGCTGATGATGGGGATCTTCTCCAAGCGGGTGAATAACAAGGGGGCCATCGCAGGGATGTTGTCAGGGCTGATCTTTACCCTCGTCTACATCTTCATCTACAAAGGCTGGTTCTTCATCCCCGGCACCAATAACCTGGCGGATACGCCTGAAAATTGGGTGCTCGGCATCTCCCCCCTCTCCATCGGCGCGGTGGGTGCGATCGTCAACTTCGCGGTCGCCTACCTGGTTTCCAAATCATCCGAGGAACCGCCCCGGGAGATCCAGGAACTGGTAGAAAGCGTGCGCTATCCCAAAGGTGCTGGTGGTGCCATCAACCACTAA
- a CDS encoding DUF4212 domain-containing protein → MADEKTNAEAYWKANVRLITGCLIVWALVSYGCAILLRPLLSSIPVGGTDLGFWFAQQGSILTFIGLIFFYAWKMNRLDKQYGLEE, encoded by the coding sequence ATGGCAGATGAAAAAACCAATGCCGAAGCTTACTGGAAAGCCAACGTGCGCCTAATAACCGGCTGCCTGATCGTCTGGGCACTCGTCTCTTACGGCTGCGCGATCCTGCTGCGCCCCCTGCTGTCCAGCATTCCCGTCGGTGGCACTGACCTGGGCTTCTGGTTTGCTCAACAGGGCTCCATCCTGACGTTCATTGGCCTGATCTTCTTCTATGCCTGGAAGATGAACCGGCTGGACAAGCAATACGGACTCGAGGAGTAA